In the Neospora caninum Liverpool complete genome, chromosome Ia genome, one interval contains:
- a CDS encoding putative rhodanese-like domain containing protein, which translates to MTLSILPELGRVENAGNRGKEEATPTKSSAQPQSTDSCAGEAGTKPFTPETTPDWRRAGSQQTCGGYPWATSSVSSGEVVEISGTDPRRCSAADINNDGDAYLAYVPVNACRYGSDAERRSQTPSGQPGAATQRLEDTTGQSAAGDRIDKRPAGEGWALNRKKESFTLQRERLLSANHPPLLQEVATIASAPSDTSKVMATNTNCAVVIKAPQAAMSKQDSVVSMATSSDDEDPGSPDIDMVALAERVGATPAQAHEKVSSALQNSHKTKHGSAGMGVAFAAEASEEAKKALKKQQWRRRTTASHLTIPTPEGGMQKNEGSVRLTQLQRSIKEGDAADAIGIRSSTTPEADPGGWKRRGSALAEKAVFQQGTLPTFDPTPPPPTPGRARTLSLFIPSDVKRLSEEQVRDEKQEEVFLQLQAQQKEIQRQLEQQAEQHRQQMQQQQDLLETILRQQRQLEEKEKHIEEQRQELEKRQRLGETDASASPHAKGIASSSATRHTLTGAQRQQLHEHLKQFEYLQQNRPRTSRSVPGLQEKDGKDEGGAAAEQKVPTETESGETRSGRGRSSVASKNTNQFSILDRVHRYLMEPSVLLLDVRSPQEFAAEKVAGSINVPSEQFLSCLHLLPRNKETPLVVYCSDGSRAKQAASALRKLGHVNVCDAVSIKIVKHSLDGAVVRKALMSARLCAASAGLTRNKTKGASFLIDAIGPQQTKNASHAEDADSLPSGDRSASLLAPRDDTAACPSLGDAQGRSSFVHPDIDDSLVDMLLLRVQQEKVSRGGHPYETQLFYRDKHKTKSPLSA; encoded by the exons ATGACCCTGTCGATTCTACCTGAACTGGGGAGAGTAGAGAAcgcaggaaacagaggcaaagaagaagcgaccCCGACTAAGTCGTCAGCGCAACCACAATCTACTGACTCTTGCGCGGGAGAGGCCGGAACAAAACCGTTTACACCGGAAACAACCCCTGATTGGAGACGGGCCGGTTCTCAACAAACGTGTGGCGGATACCCGTGGGCAACGTCTTCCGTCAGCAGCGGTGAGGTCGTGGAAATCAGCGGGACCGACCCAAGAAGATGTTCGGCAGCGGATATCAATAACGACGGAGATGCGTACCTCGCTTATGTTCCAGTtaatgcatgcagatacgGCAGCGACGCTGAGAGGAGGTCACAGACTCCATCAGGACAGCCTGGCGCCGCTACTCAACGGCTCGAAGATACCACAGGCCAATCTGCTGCGGGTGACAGAATCGATAAGCGACCAGCGGGGGAAGGCTGGGCCCTGAACCGGAAGAAGGAATCTTTTActctccagagagagcggtTGCTGTCAGCGAACCATCCGCCGCTACTTCAAGAGGTGGCTACAATCGCCTCTGCACCGTCCGACACGAGCAAGGTGATGGCGACAAACACCAACTGTGCAGTCGTCATCAAGGCCCCGCAAGCTGCGATGTCGAAACAGGACTCTGTCGTATCAATGGCGACGTCATCCGACGACGAAGATCCAGGGAGCCCCGACATCGACATGGTAGCCCTCGCCGAGCGCGTGGGAGCAACGCCTGCGCAGGCACACGAGAAAGTGTCGAGTGCGTTGCAGAACTCGCACAAGACGAAGCATGGTTCAGCAGGGATGGGAGTCGCATTCGCAGCAGAG GCCAGCGAAGAAGCCAAGAAAGCGTTGAAGAAGCAACagtggcgaaggcgaaccACCGCTTCTCATTTGACGATCCCTACTCCCGAAGGGGGCATGCAAAAGAACGAAGGATCTGTCCGGCTGACCCAGCTCCAGCGCAGCATCAAAGAGGGCGATGCTGCAGACGCCATTGGCATACGG AGTTCGACAACACCTGAAGCAGATCCAGGAGGATGGAAGCGTCGCGGCTCTGCGTTGGCGGAGAAAGCCGTGTTTCAGCAGGGGACACTGCCGACATTTGACCCCACCCCTCCACCTCCAACACCTGGGCGAGCCCGCACGCTGTCGCTCTTCATCCCGTCCGATGTGAAGCGGTTGTCAGAGGAGCAGGTGCGCGACgagaagcaagaagaagTCTTCCTGCAGCTCCAGGCGCAACAGAAGGAGATTCAGCGGCAGCTGGAGCAGCAGGCGGAGCAACACCGACAACAGATGCAACAGCAGCAGGATTTACTGGAGACGATTCTCCGACAGCAACGCCAActagaggagaaagagaagcacaTCGAAGAGCAACGGCAGGAGCTGGAAAAACGACAGCGTCTAGGGGAGACCGACGCCAGCGCGTCACCGCACGCCAAAGGCatcgcctcgtcttcggccACGAGGCACACGCTGACGGGTGCACAAAGGCAGCAGCTTCACGAACACCTGAAGCAGTTCGAGTATCTCCAGCAAAACAGACCGCGCACGTCCAGGTCGGTTCCTGGCCTCCaggagaaggacgggaaagacgaaggagggGCAGCAGCGGAGCAGAAAGTGCCGACGGAAACTGAAAGTGGAGAGACCAGATCTGGAAGGGGGCGAAGCTCGGTGGCTAGCAAGAACACGAATCAGTTTTCGATTCTCGATCGCGTGCACCGGTACCTGATGGAGCCGAGTGTCCTCCTGCTGGACGTGCGGTCGCCGCAAGAGTTTGCAGCAGAAAAAGTGGCAGGCAGCATCAACGTGCCCAGCGAACAATTCTTGTCTTGCCTCCACTTGTTGCCGAGAAACAAGGAGACTCCGCTCGTGGTCTACTGCAGTGACGGCAGCCGGGCGAAACAGGCCGCGAGCGCTCTTCGGAAACTCGGCCATGTGAACGTGTGCGATGCCGTGAGCATCAAGATCGTCAAGCATTCTCTCGATGGAGCGGTTGTAAGAAAAGCACTCATGAGCGCCCGACTCTGCGCAGCTTCAGCCGGCCTCACGAGAAACAAAACTAAAGGCGCCTCTTTTCTCATTGACGCAATAGGACCCCaacagacgaaaaacgcTAGCCATGCAGAGGACGCTGATAGTTTACCCTCTGGAGATCGATCTGCTTCGCTCCTTGCACCGAGGGACGACACAGCCGCCTGTCCCAGCCTTGGAGACGCTCAGGGGAGAAGCAGTTTTGTGCATCCCGACATTGACGACTCTTTAGTGGACATGCTCTTGCTCAGAGTTCAGCAGGAAAAAGTGAGCCGGGGAGGCCATCCGTATGAGACACAGCTGTTTTATCGAGATAAGCACAAGACGAAATCCCCTCTCTCAGCCTGA